A genomic region of Methanosarcina thermophila TM-1 contains the following coding sequences:
- a CDS encoding HAD family hydrolase, with amino-acid sequence MPKRIAVVFDSAGTLLQMYRVAKEVSTGNILENIESTAIVAQKNGCGLVVLNAESDIILGSRKDMPIFEFIKEYRVSIGISCSKGKFTPEIAYEIIRGTSPRMSDIHDVLKAVTTRCPNVFYLAAGMIVDSEARNVPYVLSTGGHVFDTTLQTVQTLHSMKVDTYIASGDSHLALTQLAEFINIPQERVFALSDTLKKEKIVLELKNKYEKVVMVGDGINDIRALRAADVGVMTTQQGDKRPKELREAADVIIDNIIKVVDVVKAL; translated from the coding sequence ATGCCCAAAAGAATTGCAGTGGTCTTTGATAGCGCCGGAACCCTTCTACAAATGTACAGAGTAGCAAAGGAAGTCAGCACCGGAAACATCCTTGAGAATATAGAGAGTACTGCTATTGTCGCGCAAAAGAATGGATGTGGGCTTGTAGTCCTGAACGCCGAAAGTGATATAATTCTGGGCTCAAGAAAAGACATGCCTATATTTGAGTTTATAAAAGAATACAGGGTTTCAATAGGTATAAGCTGTTCAAAAGGAAAATTTACCCCGGAAATTGCATATGAAATCATAAGAGGAACATCACCTAGAATGAGTGATATACATGATGTGCTGAAGGCAGTCACAACCCGCTGCCCTAATGTTTTTTACCTTGCAGCTGGCATGATAGTTGACTCTGAAGCCAGAAACGTACCCTATGTACTGAGCACAGGCGGACACGTATTCGATACCACGCTACAAACGGTTCAGACTCTCCATTCCATGAAAGTAGATACGTATATAGCATCCGGGGATAGTCATTTAGCTCTCACACAACTGGCTGAGTTCATAAACATTCCACAGGAGAGAGTCTTTGCCCTTTCAGACACCCTGAAGAAGGAAAAAATTGTGCTTGAGCTAAAAAACAAATATGAAAAAGTAGTCATGGTAGGGGACGGAATCAATGACATACGGGCGTTAAGAGCAGCGGATGTGGGAGTTATGACAACGCAGCAGGGTGACAAAAGGCCCAAAGAACTCAGAGAGGCAGCAGACGTGATAATTGACAACATAATAAAAGTTGTGGATGTGGTAAAAGCATTATAG
- a CDS encoding presenilin family intramembrane aspartyl protease PSH, which yields MSSSERSVKDYLPILSMGGLILIVQILALFLSMPMKANEMQAFEDPTQVSYSIYYIVMILVFTLFVLIALKRNMKWTISLFIYLAIISTLYYVFFALFTLIPDLSEHVVSAASAVLSIGITVLLYKYPEWYIVDIVGVCIAAGVSALIGISLSVIPVIVLLLLLAIYDAISVYKTKHMITMAEGIMDLKLPILFVIPKHSNYSFLKEDFKPGETREAFFMGLGDAVMPTLLVVSANVFIENNGISYPVLGAMLGTLVGHAILSILVMKGKPQAGLPFLNSGVILGFFAGVLISGASIM from the coding sequence TTGAGTTCCAGTGAACGATCAGTTAAAGATTATTTACCTATTCTCTCCATGGGAGGATTAATCCTGATAGTGCAGATTCTTGCACTTTTTTTGTCCATGCCCATGAAAGCTAACGAGATGCAGGCTTTTGAAGACCCAACCCAGGTGTCCTATTCCATATATTATATTGTAATGATCCTGGTTTTTACCCTGTTTGTCCTGATAGCGCTAAAGAGAAACATGAAGTGGACAATCAGCCTTTTTATTTACCTGGCTATTATAAGCACACTTTACTATGTGTTCTTCGCCCTATTTACCCTCATTCCGGATCTATCGGAACATGTAGTCAGTGCAGCTTCAGCCGTGCTATCTATAGGAATAACAGTCTTGCTCTATAAATATCCAGAATGGTACATAGTTGACATTGTAGGCGTTTGTATTGCAGCCGGGGTCAGTGCCCTGATAGGAATTTCCCTTTCAGTAATCCCTGTAATAGTACTTCTGCTACTTCTTGCAATCTATGATGCCATTTCGGTATACAAGACAAAACATATGATTACTATGGCTGAGGGAATAATGGATCTGAAGCTTCCAATCCTGTTCGTAATACCAAAACATTCGAATTACTCCTTCTTGAAGGAAGATTTTAAACCTGGAGAAACGCGTGAAGCTTTTTTCATGGGTCTTGGAGATGCGGTTATGCCCACCCTGCTGGTAGTCTCGGCAAACGTCTTTATAGAGAACAATGGAATTTCGTATCCAGTCCTCGGGGCTATGCTGGGTACTCTTGTAGGGCATGCAATACTCTCCATTCTGGTGATGAAAGGAAAACCCCAGGCAGGACTTCCCTTCCTGAATTCCGGGGTAATCCTGGGGTTTTTTGCTGGAGTCCTGATTTCAGGGGCTTCAATAATGTGA
- the fen gene encoding flap endonuclease-1 — MGTDIGDLLQKRKAKLSDFANQVVAIDGFNALHQFLSIIRQRDGTPLIDSTGRVTSHLSGLLYRTASLVEAGIKPLFVFDGKPPDLKSETLNKRKEVRESSWEKWESAKAAGDLKSAYKYAQASSKVNEEIIEDSKYLLDIMGIPFVQAPCEGEAQAAHIVLKGDANCVASQDYDSFLFGAPVVVRNLAITGKRKLPGKNVYVDVEPEIIELEESLKALEITKEQLIDIAICVGTDYNKGLEKVGPKTALKLIKKHGDIYAVLREKGVEIEAVDRIREIFLHPEVTDNYEIKWGKPDSERLFKFLCEDHDFSVDRVEKAVERLKATSGARQRTLDQWF, encoded by the coding sequence ATGGGCACAGATATAGGCGACCTGCTCCAGAAGAGAAAAGCTAAGCTTTCGGATTTTGCAAACCAGGTGGTTGCAATTGATGGTTTTAACGCACTGCACCAGTTTTTGAGCATTATTCGCCAGCGGGATGGAACTCCTTTGATCGATTCTACAGGGAGAGTAACCTCTCATCTCTCAGGCTTGCTCTACCGGACAGCAAGCCTTGTTGAAGCCGGGATCAAGCCTCTTTTTGTTTTTGACGGCAAGCCTCCTGACCTCAAGTCCGAAACTCTGAATAAAAGGAAAGAAGTAAGGGAATCTTCATGGGAGAAGTGGGAAAGCGCAAAGGCTGCAGGAGATTTAAAATCAGCTTATAAGTATGCTCAGGCTTCTTCAAAGGTAAATGAGGAGATCATTGAAGATTCCAAGTACCTGCTTGATATTATGGGAATTCCTTTTGTTCAGGCTCCCTGTGAAGGAGAAGCGCAGGCTGCACATATTGTGCTTAAAGGAGATGCGAATTGTGTTGCATCACAGGATTATGATTCCTTTCTTTTCGGAGCTCCGGTTGTCGTCCGGAATCTGGCAATCACGGGAAAACGCAAGCTTCCCGGAAAAAACGTCTATGTTGATGTCGAGCCCGAGATAATTGAGCTGGAAGAATCTCTCAAAGCCCTGGAAATTACCAAGGAGCAGCTCATAGATATAGCAATATGTGTGGGAACGGATTACAACAAAGGACTGGAAAAGGTAGGTCCTAAAACAGCACTCAAACTTATTAAAAAGCATGGAGATATTTACGCTGTGCTCCGTGAAAAAGGGGTGGAGATCGAAGCTGTGGACAGAATCAGGGAAATTTTTCTCCATCCTGAAGTAACGGACAACTACGAAATAAAGTGGGGTAAGCCTGACTCTGAAAGGCTCTTCAAATTCCTTTGTGAAGATCACGACTTCTCGGTTGACAGGGTAGAAAAAGCTGTAGAACGGCTTAAAGCAACCTCCGGAGCCCGACAGAGGACCCTTGACCAGTGGTTTTGA
- a CDS encoding cation diffusion facilitator family transporter, with amino-acid sequence MDPELLSTSRGLYAVKWSFVGLIATALFQVFIFWFSGSVALLADTLHNFGDAATAVPLGLAFFLSRKKPNKRFTYGYGRVEDLAGLIIVLLIFLSAVVAAYESISRFFFPQPVEFLGGVMAASIVGFLGNELVARFRIKIGKEIGSAALVADGYHARADGFTSLAVLLGALGIWLGYPVADPLAGFLITIAILKIVWDAGKSVFSRMLDGVEPDIVDEIYLTVKKVKEVKDVTEVRVRWLGHRLYAEVNIAVDPMLSVEEGHAIAVEVRHRMMHSLDYLSNVVVHVDPLGSAGESFHRLSEHEHDNLPSHSH; translated from the coding sequence GTGGACCCTGAGCTTCTCTCCACCTCTAGGGGGCTTTATGCAGTCAAATGGTCCTTTGTTGGGCTGATAGCCACAGCCCTTTTTCAGGTTTTCATTTTCTGGTTCTCGGGAAGTGTAGCTCTTCTGGCTGACACGCTCCATAATTTCGGCGATGCCGCAACTGCGGTTCCTCTGGGTCTCGCCTTTTTTCTTTCCAGAAAAAAACCCAATAAGCGTTTCACTTACGGCTACGGCAGAGTAGAGGATCTTGCAGGCCTGATAATTGTCTTGTTAATCTTTCTTAGCGCAGTTGTTGCAGCCTATGAGTCAATTTCCAGATTTTTCTTCCCGCAGCCCGTGGAGTTTCTTGGAGGAGTAATGGCAGCTTCTATTGTTGGGTTTCTTGGAAATGAGCTGGTTGCGAGATTCCGAATCAAAATAGGAAAGGAGATTGGAAGTGCGGCTCTTGTGGCTGATGGTTACCATGCCCGGGCAGATGGTTTTACAAGCCTTGCCGTGCTTTTAGGGGCACTTGGGATCTGGCTGGGTTATCCAGTAGCTGATCCTCTAGCAGGATTTCTCATCACAATTGCAATTCTTAAAATCGTCTGGGATGCAGGCAAATCTGTGTTTTCCCGCATGCTTGATGGTGTAGAACCGGATATTGTTGACGAAATCTACCTGACAGTCAAAAAAGTAAAAGAGGTAAAAGATGTTACTGAGGTAAGGGTTCGCTGGCTAGGACACAGGTTATACGCAGAAGTAAACATTGCTGTAGACCCAATGCTTTCGGTCGAAGAAGGGCACGCAATTGCCGTGGAGGTACGGCACAGGATGATGCACAGCCTGGATTATCTCTCCAACGTAGTCGTGCACGTGGACCCACTCGGTTCAGCAGGGGAATCATTTCACAGACTGTCTGAGCATGAGCACGACAATCTCCCTTCTCACTCGCACTGA
- a CDS encoding beta-ribofuranosylaminobenzene 5'-phosphate synthase: MIEITTPSRIHMTLIDMNGEIGRVDGGAGLTLSSPNIKITAEEAEGEGVIIEGLQDFADRMKRAAESLLPEGKGIRINVKEVYPAHVGFGSGTQSSLAAAAAVNELYGLNKSVRELAIAVKRGGTSGIGVTAFERGGFIVDGGHRFKDKGGFMPSAASPAPPGPVLFREDFPEWDMVVAIPKDKGMHDQAEIDTFKKFCPIPIEEVREIAHVVLMQMMPAVIEKDIVSFGAAVNHVQTVGFNKRESLIWPDFVKNIASFMRSRSYGAGVSSFGPVVYSFVDNKSEARQLQAEVQEMLNESVGGSVILTKAKNTGAEISKV; encoded by the coding sequence ATGATCGAGATAACTACCCCTTCCCGAATTCACATGACTCTTATTGATATGAATGGAGAGATCGGAAGAGTTGATGGAGGAGCAGGATTGACTCTTTCCTCTCCCAATATAAAAATTACGGCAGAAGAAGCCGAAGGCGAAGGAGTCATTATAGAAGGTCTGCAGGATTTTGCCGATCGAATGAAAAGAGCTGCAGAATCTCTGCTCCCTGAAGGGAAAGGAATTAGAATCAACGTAAAGGAAGTGTACCCAGCCCATGTGGGTTTTGGATCAGGGACTCAGTCTTCCCTGGCCGCAGCAGCAGCTGTAAATGAGCTTTATGGGCTTAATAAAAGTGTTAGAGAACTTGCAATTGCAGTAAAAAGAGGAGGAACTTCAGGTATAGGGGTAACTGCTTTTGAGAGGGGCGGATTCATAGTTGATGGAGGCCATAGATTTAAGGATAAAGGTGGTTTTATGCCGTCGGCTGCCAGTCCTGCACCCCCAGGACCCGTACTCTTTAGGGAGGACTTTCCTGAATGGGATATGGTAGTAGCAATCCCTAAAGATAAGGGAATGCATGACCAGGCGGAAATTGACACTTTCAAAAAATTTTGCCCTATCCCTATAGAGGAAGTCAGGGAGATCGCCCATGTCGTACTTATGCAGATGATGCCTGCCGTAATAGAGAAAGATATCGTGAGTTTCGGAGCCGCAGTGAATCATGTCCAGACTGTCGGGTTCAATAAGAGGGAGAGCCTTATCTGGCCTGATTTTGTAAAGAATATTGCTTCTTTCATGCGTAGCAGGAGTTATGGAGCCGGAGTAAGTTCCTTTGGACCTGTAGTATATTCCTTTGTAGACAATAAATCCGAAGCCAGGCAGCTCCAGGCAGAAGTTCAGGAAATGCTTAACGAATCCGTTGGCGGGAGTGTCATCCTTACAAAGGCAAAAAATACCGGTGCAGAGATATCCAAAGTCTAA